The following coding sequences are from one Hugenholtzia roseola DSM 9546 window:
- a CDS encoding sensor histidine kinase gives MKENNKESVIESLKEGTKNDPNFVLSVFKDPKKEEKPAWVASLKTALVSSKAVAFLLALAVGTTTGTFVALIDSPPLGVWVSGFISFASTFLLSYVTLEFLIFKEINNLYQKLSKIKKKDFISNPTPDEELDYKRSANPLRRFNQEIMEYAGQKQREIEDLKRLEAFRREFIADVSHELKTPIFASQGFILTLLDGAVEDENVRYTFLKKAAKSIESLSLLVEDLLTLSQIESGDIKMKCSFFDIANLTQDIFEELEPKAQKKQVRLLLENTLDAEGYQVYADRHRIKQVLINLIVNAIKYGNEKGTVIVGFKRTKKYIKISVKDNGQGIAPEHLKRIFERFYRVEKSRSRQEGGTGLGLAIVKHILERHGSRINVKSVIGEGTTFSFKLAKAENVVLEVGEDE, from the coding sequence TTGAAAGAAAATAATAAAGAAAGCGTAATAGAAAGCCTCAAAGAGGGTACTAAAAATGACCCCAACTTCGTGCTTTCGGTCTTTAAAGACCCTAAAAAAGAAGAAAAACCCGCTTGGGTAGCGAGCCTCAAAACGGCTTTGGTTAGCTCAAAAGCGGTTGCTTTTCTATTGGCACTTGCCGTAGGGACAACCACAGGCACATTTGTCGCCCTGATAGATAGTCCGCCCTTGGGCGTTTGGGTTTCGGGTTTTATCTCTTTTGCTTCTACTTTTTTGCTCTCTTATGTAACCCTCGAATTTTTGATTTTTAAAGAAATAAACAATTTATACCAAAAACTATCAAAGATTAAAAAAAAGGATTTTATTTCAAATCCTACCCCCGACGAAGAATTAGACTACAAACGCTCTGCCAACCCTTTGCGCCGCTTCAATCAGGAAATTATGGAGTACGCAGGGCAGAAACAGCGCGAAATTGAAGACCTCAAACGCCTCGAAGCCTTCCGACGTGAGTTTATCGCCGACGTTTCGCACGAACTTAAAACGCCTATTTTTGCTTCACAAGGCTTTATCCTGACCCTTTTAGATGGTGCAGTAGAAGACGAAAATGTGCGCTATACCTTTCTCAAAAAGGCGGCTAAAAGCATAGAGTCGCTAAGTTTGTTGGTCGAGGATTTGCTCACGCTTTCGCAAATAGAGTCGGGCGATATTAAAATGAAGTGCAGTTTTTTTGATATAGCCAATCTGACGCAAGATATTTTTGAAGAATTAGAACCAAAGGCGCAAAAAAAGCAGGTGCGTTTGCTACTCGAAAATACCTTAGATGCAGAAGGCTATCAAGTCTATGCCGACCGACATAGGATTAAACAAGTATTGATAAATCTTATCGTAAATGCCATTAAATATGGAAATGAAAAAGGAACGGTCATTGTAGGTTTTAAAAGAACTAAAAAATATATCAAAATATCGGTAAAAGACAACGGACAAGGCATTGCGCCCGAACATTTAAAACGCATCTTCGAGCGATTTTATAGGGTAGAAAAAAGCCGCTCCCGACAGGAAGGTGGCACAGGTTTGGGGCTTGCCATTGTCAAACATA